Proteins found in one Corynebacterium canis genomic segment:
- the dnaA gene encoding chromosomal replication initiator protein DnaA — protein MQEAALQESWNQVINELQRLSTLPETGIPTLTHSQIALLRNVQPVAIVNGYAVLNAKSSRARKIVEHDLREPIIQVLSARMGTPCNLAVSVSGNDDNQQDHSFEHNNHEAAPQPEPQHQPTEPTHQRQEQHPQESKPVTFLHAQEATSWRNLNIAKPGQRAQHTREHIPHQNDPTGPPRWSMGAGARPTGRHALVTTPSTSNNSDQSLNPRYTFDSFVIGSSNRFPHAAAVAVAENPANAYNPLFIWGGSGLGKTHLLHATGNYARELQSGLRVKYVSSEEFTNDFINSMRDDRQESFKRRYRNLDMLMVDDIQFIQGKESTQEEFFHTFNALHQANKQIILSSDRPTKELTTLEDRLRTRFEQGLIVDIQPPDLETRIAILMKKAEMDRTELDRDVLELIASRFENSIRELEGALIRVAAYSSLNHVPITTDTAMKALQDIMPERTDVTITTAAIMDATAEYFNITLEALRGTGKTRSVAHARQLAMYLCRELTELSLPKIGDSFGGKDHTTVMYADRKIRKEMKEKPETFDQIQELTQIIKGRGRT, from the coding sequence GTGCAAGAAGCAGCACTCCAGGAAAGCTGGAACCAGGTGATCAATGAGCTCCAACGGCTCTCCACCCTGCCCGAAACCGGCATCCCCACGCTGACGCATTCGCAAATCGCGCTGCTGCGTAACGTGCAGCCAGTGGCGATCGTCAACGGGTACGCCGTGCTCAATGCAAAGAGCTCCCGGGCACGCAAAATCGTGGAACACGATCTCCGCGAGCCGATCATTCAAGTCTTATCGGCACGCATGGGCACCCCCTGCAACCTCGCGGTCAGTGTCTCCGGAAACGACGATAACCAGCAAGATCACTCGTTTGAACACAACAACCACGAAGCGGCACCCCAACCCGAGCCGCAGCACCAGCCTACGGAACCCACGCATCAGCGCCAGGAGCAACACCCACAGGAATCGAAACCGGTAACATTCCTGCACGCCCAAGAGGCCACCAGCTGGCGCAATCTGAACATCGCCAAACCGGGCCAACGCGCCCAGCACACGCGGGAACACATCCCGCACCAGAACGATCCCACCGGTCCGCCCCGCTGGTCGATGGGCGCCGGCGCACGCCCAACTGGCAGGCATGCTCTGGTAACCACGCCGTCGACAAGCAATAACAGCGATCAGTCGCTGAACCCGCGCTATACCTTCGACTCCTTCGTTATCGGCTCGTCAAACCGCTTCCCGCACGCGGCGGCGGTGGCGGTGGCCGAAAACCCCGCGAACGCCTACAACCCCCTGTTTATCTGGGGCGGCTCCGGGCTGGGCAAAACGCACCTGCTGCACGCCACCGGCAACTATGCCCGCGAATTGCAATCCGGGCTGCGGGTGAAATACGTCTCCAGCGAAGAATTCACCAACGACTTCATCAACTCTATGCGCGATGACCGGCAGGAATCCTTTAAACGCCGGTACCGCAACCTTGACATGCTCATGGTGGATGACATCCAGTTCATCCAAGGCAAGGAAAGCACGCAGGAAGAGTTCTTCCACACCTTTAACGCGCTGCATCAGGCGAACAAACAGATCATTTTGTCCTCGGACCGGCCGACCAAGGAACTCACCACCCTGGAGGATCGCTTGCGCACCCGCTTTGAGCAAGGGCTCATCGTGGATATCCAGCCGCCGGACCTGGAAACGCGCATTGCCATCCTGATGAAAAAGGCGGAGATGGACCGCACCGAACTGGACAGGGACGTGTTGGAGCTCATTGCCAGCCGCTTTGAAAACTCCATCCGCGAACTGGAGGGCGCGCTGATCCGCGTGGCCGCGTACAGCTCCCTCAACCACGTGCCCATCACCACGGATACCGCCATGAAGGCGCTGCAGGACATCATGCCGGAGCGCACCGATGTGACCATCACCACGGCCGCGATCATGGATGCCACGGCGGAGTACTTCAATATCACGCTGGAGGCGCTGCGCGGCACCGGAAAGACGCGGTCCGTGGCGCACGCCCGGCAATTGGCCATGTACCTGTGCCGCGAGCTCACCGAATTGTCGTTGCCGAAGATCGGCGACAGCTTTGGCGGCAAGGACCACACCACGGTCATGTATGCGGATCGCAAGATCCGGAAAGAGATGAAAGAAAAGCCTGAGACTTTTGATCAGATTCAGGAGCTGACGCAGATCATCAAGGGGCGCGGTCGGACGTAG
- the dnaN gene encoding DNA polymerase III subunit beta, producing MELQAVSFRVTQDDLADAVAWVARSLPSKPTQPVLRAMLITADDEGLELAGFDYEVSTKARIPAEVTTPGRIAVAGKLVAEITASLPNKPVEVMVEGSKVLVRCGSSRFELPSIPLDDYPQLPQLPKKTGEIHPRLFAEAVTQVAIAAGRDDTLPMLTGVHMEVHGERMLLAATDRFRMAVRHLTWKPESDAVDARLLIPAKTLLDNARSLDSAGLDVLDIAVGTGEQIGREGLFGVHADARQTTTRMLDADFPNFQPLLPKTHTSLASVEIAPLQTAIRRVALMSDRSAQIRMEFSPGQVILSAGGADAGHAEEVLPCAFAGEPLLIAFNPGYLRDGLSVVHTERVVFGFTQPSRPAILIPEPAELPEAGENGEFPTPETDFTYLLMPVRLSG from the coding sequence ATGGAGTTACAAGCGGTTTCATTCCGCGTCACGCAAGACGACTTGGCGGATGCCGTCGCCTGGGTTGCGCGCAGTTTGCCCTCCAAGCCAACTCAGCCGGTGCTGCGCGCCATGCTGATTACCGCCGACGACGAGGGACTTGAACTCGCTGGTTTTGACTATGAGGTTTCCACTAAGGCTCGCATCCCCGCCGAGGTAACGACTCCGGGACGCATCGCTGTGGCGGGCAAGCTTGTCGCGGAAATCACGGCGTCGCTGCCCAATAAACCCGTCGAGGTCATGGTCGAAGGCTCCAAGGTGTTGGTCCGGTGCGGTTCCTCCCGCTTTGAGCTTCCCAGCATCCCGTTGGACGATTACCCCCAACTCCCACAATTGCCGAAGAAAACCGGCGAGATTCACCCGCGCCTGTTCGCCGAGGCCGTCACCCAGGTGGCCATCGCGGCGGGGCGCGACGATACGCTCCCGATGCTCACCGGCGTGCACATGGAGGTCCATGGCGAGCGGATGTTGCTGGCGGCCACGGACCGCTTCCGCATGGCGGTGCGCCACCTTACGTGGAAGCCGGAGTCCGACGCCGTGGACGCGCGGCTCTTGATCCCCGCTAAAACGCTCCTAGACAACGCTCGCTCGCTTGATTCCGCCGGGTTGGATGTTTTAGACATCGCGGTGGGTACGGGCGAGCAGATCGGCAGAGAGGGCTTGTTTGGCGTCCATGCCGACGCCCGCCAAACCACCACCCGCATGCTGGACGCGGATTTTCCGAATTTCCAGCCGCTATTGCCCAAGACGCACACCTCGCTGGCCTCCGTGGAGATCGCCCCGCTGCAGACCGCAATCCGCCGCGTGGCGCTGATGTCGGACCGCAGCGCCCAGATCCGCATGGAGTTTTCTCCCGGCCAGGTGATCCTTTCCGCGGGCGGCGCGGACGCGGGCCACGCGGAGGAGGTGTTGCCGTGCGCGTTTGCCGGGGAACCGCTGCTTATCGCGTTTAACCCGGGCTACCTGCGGGATGGCTTGAGCGTGGTGCACACGGAGCGCGTGGTGTTTGGTTTCACGCAGCCTTCGCGTCCCGCGATTCTGATTCCGGAGCCCGCGGAGCTGCCGGAGGCGGGGGAGAACGGTGAGTTCCCCACCCCCGAAACCGATTTCACGTACCTGTTGATGCCGGTCCGGCTTTCGGGGTAG
- the recF gene encoding DNA replication/repair protein RecF (All proteins in this family for which functions are known are DNA-binding proteins that assist the filamentation of RecA onto DNA for the initiation of recombination or recombinational repair.), whose translation MYLRSLELRDFRSWPQLSVALEPGVTVFVGRNGHGKTNVVEAVGYLAHLSSHRVSHDAPLVRANQANARVSATAVNRGRELTAHLLIHPHRANQAQLNRTKVSSPRQLLGVVQTVLFAPEDIALVRGEPAERRRYLDDVLALRLPRLAGVKADYDKVLRQRNALLKTAQAALRRGYNSDDGAAALATLDTWDGQLAALGAQLLTARMQLVHMLGPEVAAAYHGLAPDSRAASIRYRSTVPNVVLDDVAVAEAAMLAELGVQRNREIERGMSLVGPHRDDLELMLGEQPAKGFASHGETWSFALALRLAVFSLLKREGTEPVLILDDVFAELDGKRRAALAELAAHAEQVLITAAVAADIPENLQATASIHTVTAVDGGDGRVSVLDAEVAHG comes from the coding sequence ATGTACCTCAGGTCGTTGGAACTGAGGGATTTCCGGTCGTGGCCGCAGCTTTCGGTGGCGCTGGAGCCCGGGGTGACGGTGTTCGTGGGCCGCAACGGGCACGGCAAGACCAATGTTGTGGAGGCGGTGGGCTATTTAGCACATTTGTCCTCTCACCGCGTGTCTCACGACGCGCCGCTGGTGCGCGCAAACCAGGCAAACGCACGGGTTTCTGCCACCGCCGTGAATCGCGGCCGCGAGCTGACCGCGCACCTGCTGATCCACCCGCACCGCGCGAACCAGGCGCAACTTAATAGAACAAAGGTTTCCTCGCCGCGGCAATTATTGGGCGTGGTGCAAACCGTGCTGTTTGCGCCCGAAGACATAGCGCTCGTGCGGGGCGAACCTGCCGAACGACGCCGCTACCTCGACGATGTTTTGGCTCTGCGCCTGCCTCGCCTCGCCGGGGTAAAGGCGGACTATGACAAGGTGTTACGCCAGCGCAACGCGCTTTTAAAAACGGCGCAGGCGGCGCTGCGGCGGGGCTATAATTCCGACGATGGGGCCGCCGCCCTTGCCACTTTGGATACGTGGGATGGCCAGCTCGCGGCTTTGGGGGCGCAGCTGCTTACCGCCCGGATGCAACTCGTACACATGCTCGGTCCGGAGGTTGCGGCGGCGTATCACGGGCTGGCGCCGGATTCCCGGGCGGCGTCGATACGCTACCGCTCCACGGTGCCCAATGTAGTGCTTGACGACGTCGCGGTGGCCGAGGCAGCCATGCTCGCCGAACTGGGGGTGCAGCGCAACCGTGAGATTGAGCGCGGCATGAGCCTGGTTGGGCCGCATCGGGACGACCTCGAACTGATGTTGGGGGAGCAGCCTGCCAAGGGATTTGCCAGCCACGGCGAAACTTGGTCGTTTGCGCTGGCCTTGCGCTTGGCGGTGTTTTCCTTATTAAAGCGCGAGGGTACGGAACCCGTCCTTATATTAGATGACGTGTTCGCGGAGCTTGATGGGAAGCGGCGGGCCGCCTTGGCGGAACTCGCTGCGCACGCCGAGCAGGTTTTGATCACGGCGGCGGTGGCTGCGGACATTCCGGAAAACCTGCAGGCCACGGCGTCTATTCATACGGTGACTGCGGTAGATGGCGGGGACGGCAGGGTTTCTGTGCTGGATGCGGAGGTGGCGCACGGATGA
- a CDS encoding DciA family protein, whose protein sequence is MNGQQSGDSIANAFEAIRGEALRRTGAVPDLSKQGQVRRTKRVRQALRGRATGPDGRALWQQRDASSLGSVMQEEIQRRGWRKELAGGWVHGHWHVVVGEKIAQHTKVEMLKNRTLHITCDSTAWATNLRTMQRQILQTISERVGPDIVVQLKIYGPKVPSWRKGPLHIQGRGPRDTYG, encoded by the coding sequence ATGAACGGGCAGCAATCCGGCGATTCAATAGCTAATGCATTCGAGGCGATTCGGGGCGAGGCGCTGCGCCGCACCGGTGCCGTGCCTGACCTTTCGAAGCAGGGGCAAGTGCGGCGTACCAAGCGCGTGCGGCAGGCGCTCCGCGGTCGCGCCACCGGCCCCGATGGGCGCGCGTTATGGCAGCAACGTGACGCGAGCTCGCTGGGCAGCGTAATGCAGGAAGAGATCCAACGCCGCGGGTGGCGCAAGGAGCTGGCCGGCGGCTGGGTGCATGGGCATTGGCACGTGGTGGTGGGGGAGAAGATAGCCCAGCACACAAAGGTGGAGATGCTGAAAAACCGTACCCTGCACATCACCTGCGATTCCACGGCGTGGGCGACGAACCTGAGGACCATGCAGCGGCAGATTTTGCAAACAATCTCAGAACGGGTGGGTCCGGACATTGTTGTGCAATTGAAAATTTATGGCCCGAAGGTCCCGAGTTGGCGGAAAGGGCCGCTGCACATTCAAGGACGGGGTCCGCGCGACACCTATGGCTAA
- the gyrB gene encoding DNA topoisomerase (ATP-hydrolyzing) subunit B — MAATEHQYDASSITILEGLEAVRKRPGMYIGSTSERGLHHLVWEVVDNSVDEAMAGYADKVDVVLLEDGGVEVKDNGRGIPVEMHPSGAPTVQVVMTQLHAGGKFDSESYAVSGGLHGVGISVVNALSTRVEADIKRDGHHWYQNFVNAVPEELVQGGGARGTGTTVRFWPDPEIFETTEFRFDLISRRLQEMAFLNKGLTITLTDQRVTEEELELEAIAEAGEEAEAVTPHFDDSAEETAAAPKKGDKPSERKRTFYYPNGLKDYVQSLNKSKTVIHPTIISFEVKGEDNEVEVAMQWNSSYSQSIHTFANTIKTVEGGAHDEGFRTSLTLLMNRYAREHKLLKDKEPNLTGEDCREGLSAVVSVRVGDPQFEGQTKTKLGNSEVRSFVQRAVFEHFQYWLEANPAEAKTIINKAISSAHARQAARKARDLVRRKSATDLGGLPGKLADCRTKDPVKSELYIVEGDSAGGSAKLGRDSMFQAILPLRGKILNVEKARLDKVLRNNEVQAIITALGTGIHDEFDIDKLRYHKIILMADADVDGQHIATLLLTLLFRFMPQLIDDGYVYLAQPPLYKLKWAKGEPGFAFSDAERDEELKIGLEAGRKINKDDGIQRYKGLGEMNAKELWETTMDPSTRILRKVTMEDAQGADELFSILMGDDVVARRSFITRNAKDVRFLDV, encoded by the coding sequence GTGGCTGCCACAGAACATCAGTATGACGCCTCATCCATTACCATCTTGGAGGGCCTGGAAGCTGTTCGCAAACGCCCAGGCATGTATATCGGTTCCACCAGCGAGCGCGGCCTGCACCACCTCGTGTGGGAGGTTGTGGATAACTCCGTTGATGAAGCGATGGCGGGATATGCCGACAAAGTCGATGTAGTCCTGCTGGAAGACGGCGGCGTTGAGGTCAAAGACAATGGTCGTGGCATTCCGGTTGAAATGCACCCCTCCGGCGCGCCCACCGTGCAGGTTGTGATGACGCAACTCCACGCCGGCGGCAAGTTTGACTCGGAATCTTACGCCGTCTCCGGCGGTTTGCACGGCGTGGGTATCTCCGTGGTGAATGCCCTGTCCACCCGCGTCGAGGCGGACATCAAGCGCGATGGGCACCATTGGTACCAGAACTTTGTGAACGCGGTGCCCGAGGAGTTGGTTCAGGGCGGCGGCGCGCGCGGCACTGGAACCACGGTGCGGTTCTGGCCGGATCCGGAGATTTTTGAAACTACGGAGTTTCGGTTTGATTTGATTTCCCGCCGGCTGCAGGAAATGGCGTTTTTGAACAAGGGCCTTACGATCACGCTGACGGACCAGCGCGTTACCGAAGAAGAGCTGGAGCTAGAGGCGATCGCCGAGGCCGGCGAGGAGGCGGAGGCAGTCACTCCGCATTTCGACGATAGCGCCGAGGAGACCGCCGCTGCGCCGAAAAAGGGCGATAAACCGAGCGAACGAAAGCGCACGTTTTACTACCCGAACGGGCTGAAGGATTACGTCCAGAGCTTGAATAAAAGCAAGACGGTGATCCACCCCACGATTATTTCCTTCGAGGTCAAGGGCGAGGATAACGAGGTGGAGGTGGCCATGCAATGGAACTCCAGCTATTCCCAAAGCATCCACACCTTTGCCAACACCATCAAAACCGTCGAGGGTGGTGCCCACGATGAGGGTTTCCGCACTTCCTTGACCCTGTTGATGAACCGCTACGCCCGCGAGCACAAGCTGCTCAAGGACAAGGAACCGAACCTTACCGGTGAGGATTGCCGCGAGGGCCTATCCGCCGTGGTTTCGGTGCGGGTGGGTGATCCGCAGTTTGAGGGCCAGACCAAAACCAAGCTGGGTAATTCCGAGGTGCGTAGCTTTGTGCAGCGCGCGGTGTTTGAGCACTTCCAATATTGGTTGGAGGCGAATCCAGCCGAGGCAAAGACGATCATCAATAAGGCCATCAGTTCAGCTCATGCCCGCCAGGCTGCCCGCAAGGCCCGCGATTTGGTGCGCCGAAAGTCCGCGACGGATCTGGGTGGGCTGCCCGGCAAGCTCGCCGATTGCCGCACAAAAGACCCCGTAAAATCCGAGCTTTACATCGTGGAGGGTGACTCGGCAGGCGGATCTGCAAAGCTAGGCCGCGATTCCATGTTTCAGGCCATCTTGCCGCTGCGCGGCAAGATCCTGAACGTGGAAAAGGCCCGCTTGGATAAGGTGCTGCGCAATAACGAGGTGCAGGCGATTATCACCGCGTTGGGCACCGGCATCCATGATGAGTTTGATATTGATAAATTGCGCTACCACAAGATCATCTTGATGGCCGACGCCGATGTGGATGGTCAACACATTGCCACCCTGCTGCTAACGCTATTGTTCCGCTTTATGCCGCAGCTGATTGATGATGGTTACGTGTACCTCGCACAGCCGCCGCTATACAAGCTGAAATGGGCCAAGGGCGAGCCCGGGTTCGCCTTCTCAGACGCGGAGCGCGATGAGGAATTGAAGATCGGGCTCGAAGCCGGCCGCAAGATCAATAAAGACGACGGCATTCAGCGTTATAAGGGCCTCGGCGAAATGAACGCCAAGGAGCTGTGGGAAACCACCATGGATCCGTCCACGCGCATTCTGCGGAAGGTAACCATGGAGGATGCGCAAGGCGCCGACGAGCTGTTCTCCATCCTTATGGGCGATGATGTGGTGGCTCGCCGCTCCTTTATCACCCGCAACGCCAAGGATGTGCGCTTCCTCGACGTATAA
- a CDS encoding DUF6918 family protein: MTDLKSKLTGAAQGAVVADVSDLITKSVSDMSGVGGVAVKGAMAAATKYDAEIVSKVVTRLLPDVADALDPKWQAFLTAGGSDFGAFLDDRKAEVANDILEITDRRAQDEGNATLSKIYGTIRGKGAQALEANASSIGAIIQRHAG, encoded by the coding sequence ATGACCGATCTGAAATCCAAGCTCACCGGCGCAGCGCAAGGCGCCGTGGTTGCTGATGTTTCTGACCTGATCACCAAGAGCGTAAGTGACATGTCTGGCGTCGGCGGTGTCGCCGTCAAGGGTGCGATGGCGGCCGCCACGAAATACGATGCCGAAATCGTTTCCAAGGTTGTCACCCGCCTGCTCCCCGATGTCGCCGATGCCCTCGACCCGAAGTGGCAGGCATTCCTCACCGCTGGCGGCTCGGACTTCGGTGCCTTCCTCGATGACCGGAAAGCTGAGGTAGCTAACGATATCCTCGAGATCACCGATCGCCGCGCCCAAGATGAAGGCAACGCCACGCTCTCCAAGATTTACGGCACCATCCGCGGTAAAGGCGCCCAGGCGCTGGAAGCCAACGCCTCCAGCATCGGCGCCATTATCCAGCGTCACGCCGGCTAA
- a CDS encoding TetR family transcriptional regulator: MRHLSPEQVLLIADEFCEQYRVNVIDFAAIFAAASITGGQIAGVTLFQNVNSARQGLERAIIALAPLSDRNREFATVVGEVFRRLNA; this comes from the coding sequence ATGCGACACTTGAGCCCGGAGCAGGTGCTGCTGATCGCGGATGAGTTTTGTGAGCAATATCGCGTGAACGTTATCGATTTTGCTGCAATCTTTGCTGCGGCTTCGATTACCGGGGGGCAAATAGCGGGGGTGACGCTCTTTCAAAACGTTAATTCCGCACGTCAGGGTCTTGAGCGCGCGATTATTGCGTTAGCGCCGCTCAGCGATAGGAATCGTGAATTCGCTACTGTGGTGGGGGAGGTTTTTCGCCGACTGAATGCGTGA
- a CDS encoding CopG family transcriptional regulator, translating to MAMTLRLSPDQDRALTLLAAAQGTSKQEAAVRAIVAAAARTLIDAEVAELARTYLAEYATLERRIRQVPPRKR from the coding sequence ATGGCAATGACGTTACGGCTCTCCCCCGACCAGGACCGCGCGCTTACCCTCTTAGCCGCCGCACAGGGCACGAGTAAGCAGGAGGCGGCGGTCCGCGCGATTGTTGCCGCCGCCGCACGCACGCTTATCGACGCCGAGGTGGCCGAGCTTGCACGCACCTACCTCGCCGAGTACGCAACGCTGGAGCGGCGGATCCGGCAGGTTCCCCCTCGGAAACGCTGA
- the gyrA gene encoding DNA gyrase subunit A — protein sequence MQSSYIDYAMSVIVGRALPEVRDGLKPVHRRILYAMFDNGYRPERSYVKSAKPVADTMGNYHPHGDSAIYDTLVRMAQPWSMRYPLVDGQGNFGSRGNDGPAAMRYTESRLTPLAMEMVRDIRENTVDFVPNYDGKTTEPTVLPSRVPNLLMNGSGGIAVGMATNIPPHNLRELADAIYWMLENPDADDATALEACMEYIKGPDFPTAGLIVGEQGIRDAYTTGRGSIRMRGVTSIEEDGQRQTIVITELPYQVNPDNLISNIAEQVKQGKLVGISKVEDESSDRVGMRIVVTLRRDAVPRVVLNNLFKHSQLQTSFGANMLSIVDGVPRTLRIDQMVRYYVEHQVDVIVRRTQYRLDEAEKRAHILRGLVKALDMLDEVIALIRASATVDIARNGLIDLLDIDEIQADAILAMQLRRLAALERQKIIDELAEIELEIADLKDILARPERQRAIIRDELKEIVNKYGDDRRTQIVAASGEVREEDLIVRENVVVTITSTGYAKRTKVDLYRNQKRGGKGVIGAELKQDDVVRHFFVCSTHDWILFFTNYGRVYRLKAFELPEAARTARGQHVANLLEFQPGEQIAQVIQIQSYEDAPYLVLSTAHGRVKKTRLSEYDSVRSGGLRAINLNEEDRLIGAALCNGDDDLLLISEEGQALRFKANDETLRPMGRATQGVKGMRFRGEDQLLAMCVVRDGNYLMVATKGGYGKRTPMKEYPVKGRAGLGVVTFKYTPKRGKLIGALAVDDDDQIFAITTAGGVIRTSVNQIRPSNRKTMGVRLVDLPNGEELFAIDRNVEREEEGEDIETTQVTPEEAEQVEVQQTLDEGEDS from the coding sequence ATGCAATCCTCCTACATCGACTACGCCATGTCCGTCATCGTCGGGCGTGCGCTGCCGGAGGTGCGTGACGGCCTGAAGCCGGTGCACCGCCGCATCCTGTACGCGATGTTTGATAACGGCTACCGCCCGGAACGCAGCTACGTAAAATCCGCGAAACCGGTTGCGGACACGATGGGTAACTACCACCCGCACGGCGACTCCGCCATCTACGACACCCTCGTGCGTATGGCGCAGCCGTGGTCCATGCGCTACCCGCTGGTGGACGGCCAGGGCAACTTCGGTTCGCGCGGTAACGACGGCCCCGCCGCCATGCGTTACACCGAGTCCCGGTTGACGCCGCTGGCCATGGAAATGGTGCGCGATATCCGCGAAAACACCGTGGACTTTGTGCCGAACTACGACGGCAAGACCACCGAGCCGACGGTGCTGCCCTCCCGCGTGCCCAATTTGCTTATGAACGGCTCGGGCGGCATCGCCGTGGGCATGGCCACCAATATTCCCCCGCACAACCTCCGCGAGCTTGCCGACGCCATCTACTGGATGCTGGAAAACCCAGACGCCGACGATGCCACCGCCCTGGAAGCCTGCATGGAATACATCAAGGGCCCCGATTTCCCCACCGCGGGCTTGATCGTGGGCGAGCAGGGCATCCGCGACGCCTACACCACTGGGCGCGGTTCCATTCGCATGCGCGGCGTGACTAGCATTGAGGAGGACGGGCAGCGGCAGACCATTGTGATTACGGAGCTGCCGTACCAGGTGAACCCCGATAACCTGATCTCCAATATCGCGGAGCAGGTAAAGCAGGGCAAGCTGGTGGGCATTTCCAAGGTTGAGGACGAGTCCTCCGACCGCGTGGGCATGCGCATTGTGGTGACGTTGCGTCGCGACGCCGTGCCCCGCGTTGTGCTCAATAACCTGTTCAAGCATTCACAGCTCCAGACTAGCTTTGGTGCCAATATGCTTTCCATTGTCGACGGCGTGCCCCGCACCCTCCGCATCGACCAAATGGTGCGCTACTACGTCGAGCACCAAGTCGATGTGATCGTACGGCGCACCCAATACCGCTTGGATGAGGCCGAAAAACGCGCCCATATCCTGCGCGGTTTGGTGAAAGCCCTGGACATGCTCGACGAGGTTATCGCCTTGATTCGGGCCTCCGCCACGGTGGATATCGCCCGCAACGGGTTGATCGACCTGCTGGATATTGATGAGATTCAGGCGGACGCGATCTTGGCCATGCAGCTGCGCCGGTTGGCCGCGCTGGAACGCCAAAAGATCATCGACGAATTGGCGGAGATCGAGCTGGAAATCGCCGACCTGAAGGATATTTTGGCGCGGCCGGAACGTCAGCGCGCCATTATCCGCGACGAGCTCAAAGAGATCGTGAATAAGTACGGCGACGACCGCCGCACCCAGATCGTGGCAGCCAGCGGCGAGGTGCGGGAAGAAGACCTTATTGTCCGCGAAAACGTGGTGGTGACCATCACCTCCACCGGCTACGCCAAGCGCACCAAGGTGGACCTTTACCGCAACCAAAAGCGCGGCGGCAAGGGCGTGATCGGTGCCGAACTCAAGCAGGACGACGTGGTGCGCCACTTCTTTGTGTGCTCGACCCATGACTGGATCCTGTTCTTTACCAACTATGGCCGCGTCTATCGCCTAAAGGCCTTCGAGCTGCCGGAGGCGGCGCGCACCGCCCGCGGCCAGCACGTGGCCAACCTGCTGGAATTCCAGCCGGGGGAGCAGATCGCCCAGGTCATCCAGATTCAAAGCTACGAAGACGCACCCTACCTGGTGCTTTCCACCGCGCACGGCCGCGTGAAAAAGACCCGCCTTTCGGAGTACGATTCCGTGCGCTCCGGCGGCCTGCGCGCCATCAATCTCAACGAGGAAGACCGCCTGATTGGCGCCGCGTTGTGCAACGGTGACGATGACCTCCTCCTTATCTCCGAAGAGGGCCAAGCGCTGCGCTTTAAGGCCAACGATGAGACCCTGCGGCCCATGGGGCGCGCTACCCAAGGCGTGAAGGGCATGCGTTTCCGCGGCGAGGACCAATTGCTCGCCATGTGTGTGGTGCGCGATGGAAACTACCTGATGGTGGCCACGAAGGGCGGTTATGGCAAGCGCACCCCGATGAAGGAATACCCCGTAAAGGGTCGCGCGGGTCTTGGCGTGGTCACATTCAAGTACACTCCAAAGCGCGGCAAACTGATCGGCGCCTTGGCCGTTGATGATGATGACCAAATCTTCGCCATTACCACCGCTGGCGGCGTGATCCGGACCTCCGTAAACCAGATTCGCCCATCCAACCGCAAGACCATGGGCGTACGCTTGGTGGACCTGCCAAACGGCGAGGAACTGTTTGCCATTGACCGCAATGTGGAACGGGAAGAGGAAGGCGAAGACATCGAAACTACGCAGGTCACTCCCGAGGAAGCAGAGCAGGTAGAAGTTCAGCAAACGCTCGACGAGGGTGAGGATTCTTAA
- a CDS encoding DUF3566 domain-containing protein has protein sequence MSSRNVTVRRVSPVSVFRTALALSLAGLVAWILCVCIVYFVLSMVGVWEQLNGAVGGVGGSEFITFPIVLSAASLFGAMGTLCISALSPLAAMMYNAFVDLFGGIVLTLQEDSE, from the coding sequence ATGTCAAGCCGCAATGTCACCGTCCGTAGAGTGTCACCAGTGTCGGTTTTCCGCACTGCATTGGCTTTGTCGTTAGCCGGGTTGGTGGCATGGATCCTATGCGTATGCATCGTGTATTTCGTGTTGAGCATGGTGGGCGTGTGGGAACAACTCAACGGCGCCGTCGGCGGCGTTGGGGGCTCCGAATTCATTACGTTCCCGATTGTGCTGAGCGCCGCCAGCCTGTTTGGCGCAATGGGCACCTTGTGCATTTCCGCGCTTTCGCCATTAGCAGCAATGATGTATAACGCATTTGTCGATCTTTTTGGCGGAATAGTTCTTACCCTCCAAGAAGACTCCGAATAA